One genomic window of Solanum stenotomum isolate F172 chromosome 9, ASM1918654v1, whole genome shotgun sequence includes the following:
- the LOC125877471 gene encoding uncharacterized protein LOC125877471: MTRENVDKGLALVTRSGKVVVADVTGNREAQVHEEEKCLKEEEIPIPQSIVKGSQKDIEKQSPIPKPRQPLPKISPPFPQCLKKNNGDKKFKMFLSVFKTLSINLPLVEALLEISGYAKFMNELVTRKGSLDFDAIKVSHSCSEIITNEMIKKKEDPRTLTIPCTIGMLQFSKALCDLGASINLMSYAIYEQLGLGKPKAMIMRLLMADRSIKHHVGILYDILVKVDRFIFPANFVILDCEIDAYIPIILGRPFLATRRALVDVESGELKFRVNEDVLTFNVCKSMKKPSDIHVVSTSDVIDEAVASVSHLMCISEQLEAVLANYDEFEVQGYEEVVAALLGLGVYSKTPLKLDIDLKNGENYPAKPSTEKPPKHELPPHL; the protein is encoded by the coding sequence ATGACGAGGGAGAATGTGGACAAAGGTCTAGCCTTGGTTACTAGAAGTGGAAAAGTAGTTGTAGCTGATGTGACGGGAAATAGAGAAGCTCAAGTGCATGAAGAAGAGAAATGtctgaaagaagaagaaataccCATCCCTCAAAGTATTGTCAAAGGGTCACAAAAAGATATTGAAAAACAAAGTCCAATTCCAAAACCTAGACAACCTCTGCCCAAAATATCCCCTCCATTTCCCCAGTGCCTCAAGAAGAATAACGGGGATAAGAAGTTCAAAATGTTTCTGTCGGTGTTCAAGACATTATCGATTAATCTCCCTCTAGTGGAGGCATTATTGGAAATCTCAGGTTACGCCAAGTTTATGAACGAATTGGTCACAAGAAAAGGAAGTTTGGACTTTGACGCCATTAAAGTTTCTCATAGTTGTAGCGAAATTATCACTAATGAGATGATCAAAAAGAAAGAGGACCCTAGAACTCTCACCATTCCTTGCACCATTGGCATGCTCCAATTTTCAAAGGCCCTATGTGATTTAGGAGCAAGCATCAACTTAATGTCGTACGCAATCTACGAACAACTAGGGTTGGGTAAACCCAAAGCCATGATTATGAGACTTTTAATGGCTGATAGATCAATTAAACACCATGTGGGGATACTATATGACATCTTGGTAAAGGTTGACCGATTTATTTTCCCTGCTAATTTTGTCATCCTCGATTGTGAAATTGATGCTTACATTCCCATTATTCTTGGAAGACCATTCTTGGCAACCAGGAGAGCATTAGTGGATGTTGAAAGTGGGGAATTAAAGTTTCGGGTAAACGAGGATGTACTGACCTTTAATGTATGTAAGTCAATGAAGAAACCAAGCGATATTCATGTGGTCTCTACTAGTGATGTTATTGATGAGGCGGTGGCTAGTGTTAGCCATTTGATGTGTATAAGTGAACAGCTTGAAGCCGTACTTGCCAACTATGACGAGTTCGAAGTCCAAGGATATGAAGAGGTAGTAGCTGCTCTTTTAGGTTTGGGGGTATATTCAAAGACCCCATTGAAGCTAGACATTGATTTGAAAAATGGGGAAAACTATCCCGCAAAACCATCAACGGAAAAGCCACCAAAACATGAGCTTCCTCCCCATCTCTGA